A window from Patescibacteria group bacterium encodes these proteins:
- a CDS encoding undecaprenyl-diphosphate phosphatase codes for MDYIYSIIYGLVQGLTEFIPVSSSGHLVIMHQIFDFDFVSSLSFDVMLHAGTLVALLIYFYKDIIKYIGAFFNSLLKWQVKEKPNQLIAWMILIGTLPALVFGFFLEEIVENSLRSPLLVGLMLILVGYLFILFEKRTKKIKLLSESSFKSALIIGFFQVLALIPGTSRSGIAILGGLSQKLKRDQAARFAFLLAIPVTLGAVVKRSGRLLSSDLLTHEWVLMILAFLVAVIAGYLVIRFLLKFLKTHSLKVFAYYRFVLGIIILIYFLIN; via the coding sequence ATGGATTATATTTACTCAATTATTTACGGATTGGTGCAGGGTTTGACCGAATTTATACCGGTTTCTTCTTCCGGACACCTGGTTATTATGCATCAGATATTTGATTTTGATTTTGTTAGTTCTCTTAGTTTTGATGTCATGCTTCACGCCGGCACTTTAGTAGCCCTGCTCATTTATTTCTATAAAGATATTATAAAATATATCGGCGCTTTTTTCAATAGTCTGTTAAAATGGCAGGTTAAAGAGAAACCAAATCAGCTTATTGCCTGGATGATATTAATTGGCACCTTACCAGCTTTAGTCTTTGGTTTTTTTCTGGAAGAGATTGTAGAAAATTCCTTGCGCTCGCCGCTTTTGGTAGGATTGATGCTTATCTTAGTCGGTTATTTGTTTATTTTATTTGAAAAAAGAACAAAAAAAATAAAATTATTATCTGAAAGCTCCTTTAAATCGGCCCTAATTATCGGATTTTTTCAAGTTTTGGCTCTTATTCCCGGCACTTCTCGCAGCGGCATTGCTATACTAGGCGGTCTTTCCCAAAAATTAAAAAGAGATCAAGCGGCTCGGTTTGCTTTTCTTTTAGCTATCCCAGTTACTTTAGGGGCCGTGGTTAAAAGAAGCGGCCGCTTATTATCATCTGATTTATTAACTCATGAATGGGTATTAATGATATTAGCTTTTCTAGTGGCGGTTATAGCCGGATATTTGGTTATTCGTTTTTTATTAAAATTTTTAAAAACTCATTCTTTAAAAGTATTTGCTTATTACCGCTTTGTTTTGGGAATAATTATTTTAATATATTTTTTGATTAATTAA